A genomic stretch from Corynebacterium kutscheri includes:
- the scpA gene encoding methylmalonyl-CoA mutase: protein MSTIPNFSDVAAHSDASAGITDSKELREQVWTTPEGIDVPRIFNRADRNDAVDIEQLDSFPGLPPFMRGPYPTMYTNQPWTIRQYAGFSTAAESNAFYRRNLAAGQKGLSVAFDLATHRGYDSDNERVIGDVGMAGVAIDSILDMRELFAGIDLGNVSVSMTMNGAVLPVLAFYIVAAEEQGVAPEQLAGTIQNDILKEFMVRNTYIYPPKPSMRIISNIFEYTSMKMPRFNSISISGYHIQEAGATADLELAYTLADGVEYIRAGQEVGLDVDRFAPRLSFFWGISMNTFMEIAKLRAGRLLWSELVAKFEPKNKKSQSLRTHSQTSGWSLTAQDVFNNVARTVIEAMGATQGHTQSLHTNALDEALALPTDFSARIARNTQLLLQQESGTVRPVDPWAGSYYIEWLTEQLVERARKHIEEVEEAGGMAQATIEGIPKLRIEESAARTQARIDSGRQALIGVNKYVVEEDEQIEVLKVDNSKVRAEQIARLETLRSMRDEAEVKRTLAALTEAARMEHKEPGDLEHNLLKLSVDCARALCSIGEISDALEEVFGRHEAEIRTLSGVYKEEVRKEGTVSNVEKAIKMADAFEAEEGRRPRIYIAKMGQDGHDRGQKVVASAYADLGMDVDVGPLFQTPAEAAQAAVDADVHVVGMSSLAAGHLTLMPALKEELKKLGREDIMITVGGVIPPGDFQELYDAGAAAIYPPGTVIADAAIDLMDKLAATLGFELNVD, encoded by the coding sequence GTGAGCACCATCCCTAATTTCAGTGACGTTGCAGCACATTCCGATGCTAGCGCTGGTATCACCGATTCCAAGGAGTTGCGTGAGCAGGTCTGGACTACTCCAGAAGGCATCGATGTCCCTCGTATCTTCAATCGTGCCGATCGCAATGACGCCGTAGATATTGAGCAATTAGATTCTTTCCCAGGTTTGCCGCCATTTATGCGTGGCCCGTACCCGACGATGTACACCAACCAGCCGTGGACGATTCGCCAGTACGCTGGTTTCTCCACTGCTGCTGAGTCCAACGCATTCTACCGTCGCAACCTTGCAGCTGGTCAGAAGGGTCTTTCGGTGGCCTTCGACTTAGCTACCCACCGTGGTTATGACTCAGATAATGAGCGCGTTATTGGTGACGTCGGTATGGCCGGTGTAGCTATCGACTCCATTTTGGATATGCGCGAGCTTTTCGCTGGTATCGACCTTGGTAATGTATCCGTGTCGATGACTATGAATGGCGCTGTGCTTCCTGTGCTGGCCTTTTATATTGTCGCCGCCGAGGAGCAAGGTGTTGCCCCAGAGCAACTTGCCGGAACCATTCAGAATGACATTCTTAAAGAATTCATGGTTCGTAACACCTACATTTATCCACCGAAACCATCCATGCGTATCATCTCTAACATTTTCGAGTACACCTCGATGAAGATGCCACGCTTTAATTCGATTTCAATTTCTGGTTATCACATCCAGGAAGCCGGTGCGACCGCCGACCTTGAGCTCGCTTATACCCTTGCCGATGGCGTGGAATACATCCGCGCTGGTCAAGAAGTGGGTCTTGATGTTGATAGATTCGCACCTCGTCTCTCCTTCTTCTGGGGTATTTCCATGAACACCTTCATGGAAATCGCTAAGCTGCGCGCGGGTCGTCTTCTCTGGAGCGAACTGGTAGCAAAGTTTGAGCCAAAGAATAAGAAGTCACAGTCACTGCGTACCCACTCCCAGACTTCTGGTTGGTCGCTGACTGCGCAGGATGTTTTCAATAACGTTGCTCGTACCGTTATTGAGGCTATGGGCGCAACCCAGGGGCACACTCAGTCGTTGCACACAAATGCTCTCGACGAAGCTCTTGCTCTGCCTACCGACTTCTCAGCCCGTATTGCTCGTAATACTCAGCTGCTTTTACAACAAGAATCCGGTACGGTACGCCCAGTCGATCCATGGGCTGGTTCTTATTACATCGAGTGGCTTACTGAGCAACTCGTTGAGCGTGCCCGCAAGCATATCGAAGAGGTTGAAGAAGCCGGCGGTATGGCTCAAGCCACCATTGAGGGTATTCCGAAACTACGCATCGAAGAGTCCGCTGCACGTACCCAAGCACGTATCGATTCTGGCCGTCAGGCTCTTATTGGTGTGAACAAGTACGTTGTCGAAGAAGATGAGCAGATTGAAGTGCTCAAGGTCGACAATTCTAAAGTTCGTGCCGAACAAATTGCTCGCCTAGAAACCTTGCGTAGTATGCGTGATGAGGCAGAAGTCAAGCGCACCCTTGCCGCTTTGACTGAAGCAGCACGTATGGAGCACAAAGAACCAGGCGATCTCGAGCACAACTTGCTCAAGCTATCTGTTGACTGCGCTCGAGCACTGTGTTCTATCGGCGAAATCTCCGACGCTCTTGAAGAGGTCTTTGGTCGCCATGAGGCTGAGATCCGTACTCTTAGCGGTGTCTACAAGGAGGAAGTCCGAAAGGAAGGTACCGTGAGCAACGTCGAAAAGGCCATTAAGATGGCTGATGCTTTCGAGGCCGAAGAAGGTCGCCGTCCTCGTATTTACATTGCGAAGATGGGCCAAGACGGACATGACCGTGGTCAAAAAGTGGTTGCTTCCGCTTATGCCGATCTTGGCATGGATGTTGATGTCGGACCGCTGTTCCAAACCCCAGCAGAGGCTGCTCAAGCCGCTGTTGACGCCGACGTACATGTAGTCGGTATGTCCTCGCTTGCTGCGGGTCACTTGACTCTCATGCCAGCTTTGAAGGAAGAGCTGAAAAAGCTCGGCCGTGAGGACATTATGATCACCGTTGGTGGTGTGATCCCACCAGGTGATTTCCAGGAGCTTTATGATGCCGGTGCTGCCGCCATCTACCCTCCAGGAACAGTGATTGCTGATGCCGCCATCGACCTGATGGATAAATTAGCAGCCACCCTAGGCTTTGAGCTGAACGTGGACTAA
- a CDS encoding methylmalonyl-CoA mutase family protein, with product MTEARTDLSGSFDASQQAWYKAVAGVFARVQKKDVADIPLDIWRKLIRTTYDGIDVNPLYTRAEEHSELNAPGEFPYTRGHHSVATKVGWGVTESFGANATNAEVLHALENGTTDLVLYGEADIAELLKGVYVSMAPVRLNAGSSTVEKAAELYRVADSQEAAPARLELGASPLSSLIDGSPSVSIDDAVKLAVEAAQRENTRAILVDGVSFSNQGASDAQEIGLALAAGVEYLRALTAAGLNIQEALDQISFRFAVTDDQFAQIAKLRVARRLWARVAEVVGAPEHGSAPQHALTAPVMFSQRDPWVNMLRSTVAAFAGGVGGATDVEVLVFDWAIPGGLPKTSRAFAHRIARNTNLLLLEESHLGHVVDPAGGSYYLEDLTEKLSEKAWDFFTSVEHNGGFSDSLDTIKQALDETHEAVRKDIAYRRKQLTAINEFPNLAEAPLAADLRVEPKHVRRWAAEFESFRNRSDAFQEVKGHRPRIALIPLGPLAKHNIRTGFTTNLLASGGIEALNPGQVVPGTEEFTTAAKESPIVVICGTDAEYAESGPEAVKALREAGVETILLAGPNIDGVDVDDYLNMKIDAAQKLTELLEKLGA from the coding sequence GTGACTGAAGCACGAACTGACCTATCTGGATCCTTTGATGCATCCCAGCAGGCCTGGTATAAGGCCGTTGCTGGTGTTTTTGCGCGAGTACAAAAAAAGGATGTCGCTGACATTCCGTTAGATATTTGGCGCAAATTAATCAGGACCACCTATGACGGCATCGACGTCAATCCTTTGTACACTCGTGCAGAGGAACATAGCGAACTCAACGCCCCAGGCGAATTTCCATACACTCGCGGACACCACAGCGTTGCTACCAAGGTAGGCTGGGGAGTTACCGAATCCTTCGGCGCTAATGCTACTAACGCCGAGGTGCTACATGCACTTGAAAACGGCACCACAGACCTCGTACTTTATGGCGAAGCTGATATTGCCGAGCTACTCAAGGGTGTATACGTCTCTATGGCACCGGTACGCCTTAATGCTGGCAGTTCCACGGTCGAAAAGGCTGCTGAACTCTACCGCGTCGCTGATTCCCAAGAAGCAGCACCGGCACGCCTAGAATTAGGTGCATCACCGCTTAGCTCGCTTATCGACGGTTCGCCATCAGTATCTATTGACGATGCAGTCAAGCTTGCTGTTGAAGCAGCACAGCGCGAAAATACCCGGGCCATCTTGGTCGATGGCGTCAGCTTCTCCAACCAGGGCGCCTCTGATGCTCAAGAAATTGGGTTAGCTCTTGCCGCTGGTGTTGAATACCTTCGTGCACTTACTGCTGCTGGTCTAAACATTCAAGAAGCTCTTGACCAGATTTCTTTCCGGTTTGCAGTCACCGATGATCAATTCGCTCAAATTGCAAAGCTACGTGTTGCCAGGCGTTTGTGGGCTCGCGTTGCTGAAGTCGTTGGCGCACCAGAACATGGTAGTGCTCCGCAGCACGCACTAACAGCTCCGGTCATGTTTAGCCAACGCGATCCATGGGTAAATATGCTGCGTAGTACTGTCGCTGCCTTTGCCGGTGGGGTTGGCGGAGCTACTGATGTTGAGGTTCTCGTTTTCGACTGGGCAATTCCTGGCGGACTTCCTAAAACTTCCCGTGCATTTGCTCACCGTATTGCGCGTAACACCAACCTCTTATTGCTCGAAGAGTCTCACCTTGGTCATGTTGTTGATCCCGCTGGTGGTTCTTACTATCTAGAAGACCTCACTGAAAAACTCTCCGAAAAAGCATGGGATTTCTTTACCTCCGTAGAACACAATGGTGGTTTCAGCGATAGTCTCGACACCATTAAACAGGCACTCGATGAAACTCATGAGGCAGTACGCAAAGATATTGCTTATCGACGCAAGCAGCTCACTGCTATTAATGAGTTCCCGAATCTAGCCGAAGCACCACTTGCTGCTGATCTACGAGTAGAGCCTAAGCATGTTCGCCGCTGGGCAGCTGAATTTGAATCCTTCCGTAACCGCTCTGATGCTTTCCAGGAAGTTAAAGGACACCGCCCACGCATTGCGTTGATCCCGCTGGGTCCACTAGCAAAGCACAATATTCGTACTGGTTTTACCACCAACTTGCTTGCTTCCGGTGGCATCGAGGCTTTGAACCCAGGACAGGTTGTACCAGGTACGGAAGAATTTACTACTGCTGCCAAGGAAAGCCCGATCGTAGTTATCTGCGGTACCGATGCAGAATATGCTGAGAGCGGCCCAGAGGCGGTAAAGGCTCTGCGCGAAGCAGGAGTAGAAACCATCTTGCTTGCTGGCCCGAACATTGACGGCGTAGACGTCGATGATTATTTGAACATGAAGATCGATGCAGCTCAAAAGCTTACTGAGCTGCTTGAAAAGTTGGGAGCGTAA
- a CDS encoding TVP38/TMEM64 family protein: protein MSGFLHFLTTLFRSAVAEFRAFPIGKKVVITTLVLGVIVAMLLIDVPPLATFQSWSYTTGRWFIFLFAGLYIGITQLPIPRTLLTLSAGVLFGPSLGILIALVCTTVSAALSLTIVRYFLGDWIRPQLSHPAVVNIDRRLKQRGWLAICSLRMIAGIPFSILNYVAALSSVPLVGFTIATLVGSAPGTIATVILGDALATGFNPALLIAVVLLAGLGLSGLYIDAKLPLKIIDEQSPRSQG from the coding sequence GTGAGCGGCTTTTTACACTTTCTTACCACGCTTTTTCGCAGCGCTGTAGCGGAATTTCGCGCTTTTCCTATCGGAAAAAAGGTGGTCATTACCACACTAGTTCTCGGTGTTATTGTCGCAATGCTACTTATCGACGTTCCTCCCCTGGCCACTTTTCAAAGCTGGTCTTATACAACTGGTCGGTGGTTTATTTTTCTTTTTGCCGGGTTATATATCGGTATCACCCAACTGCCAATTCCACGCACATTATTAACTCTTAGCGCGGGCGTATTATTCGGGCCGAGTTTAGGGATTCTTATTGCGTTGGTATGTACCACGGTATCGGCTGCGCTTTCATTAACAATTGTGCGTTATTTTCTTGGTGATTGGATTCGGCCACAGTTATCTCACCCAGCGGTAGTAAATATTGATCGGCGATTAAAACAGCGTGGTTGGTTAGCTATTTGCTCATTGCGTATGATCGCCGGTATTCCATTTTCGATATTGAACTATGTCGCAGCACTATCTTCTGTTCCCTTGGTAGGGTTTACTATTGCCACGCTGGTTGGGTCTGCTCCAGGGACAATTGCCACAGTTATTTTAGGTGATGCTTTAGCTACCGGGTTTAATCCAGCATTGTTAATAGCTGTGGTTTTATTAGCTGGATTAGGCCTTAGTGGTTTATATATTGATGCAAAGCTACCGCTTAAAATAATTGATGAACAGTCTCCACGTTCGCAGGGGTAG
- a CDS encoding helix-turn-helix domain-containing protein, with protein MFAVQARYRGRERRRAELVANSAQALATLEGVNPFRIIGVEDIVGCIDTAQATVDVVMALLAYGDWAIAIGVSNDDEAGIMSLLKTVMGKHTRAGVVKVGVKRGKRKDKAWAEDIQASFILLGHVLMKRTAEGKEATSLVRSGLNQNEAAEELGISKQAMSQRLQAAGWQAEVAGYKQAVSLLNRAETEMTC; from the coding sequence ATGTTTGCAGTTCAAGCTCGTTACCGGGGACGAGAACGTCGACGTGCAGAATTAGTAGCAAATTCTGCACAAGCACTTGCCACCTTGGAAGGGGTAAATCCATTTCGGATTATCGGTGTAGAAGATATTGTTGGCTGCATTGATACTGCACAAGCCACCGTTGATGTTGTTATGGCTTTACTTGCCTATGGTGATTGGGCAATCGCTATTGGGGTAAGCAATGATGATGAAGCGGGAATTATGTCATTGCTTAAGACAGTAATGGGTAAACATACTCGTGCCGGCGTAGTTAAAGTTGGGGTAAAGCGTGGCAAACGTAAAGACAAAGCATGGGCAGAAGATATTCAAGCTTCTTTCATTTTGTTAGGCCATGTTTTAATGAAAAGAACCGCAGAAGGTAAAGAAGCTACTTCTTTGGTTCGGTCTGGATTAAACCAAAATGAAGCTGCTGAGGAACTAGGTATTTCTAAACAAGCAATGAGTCAGCGGTTACAAGCTGCTGGGTGGCAAGCAGAAGTAGCCGGCTATAAGCAAGCGGTTAGCCTGCTTAACCGAGCAGAAACTGAGATGACCTGTTAA
- a CDS encoding SPFH domain-containing protein: MTTLLTLAIITLFIVTVVAKSIALIPQGEAAVIERLGSYTRTVSGGLTLLVPFIDRVRAKVDTRERVVSFPPQAVITQDNLTVAIDIVVTFQINDAAKAIYGVDNYIVGVEQISVATLRDVVGGMTLEETLTSRDVINRRLRGELDAATTRWGLRISRVELKAIDPPPSIQQSMEMQMKADREKRAMILTAEGRRESDIRTAEGEKQAKILAAEGEKHAAILAAEADRQATILRAEGERAAKYLSAQGEARAIQKVNAAITASQVTPEILAYHYLENMPKIAEGQASTMWMIPSQFGDALEDFAKTFAKKDADGVFRYEPAQVHNEAEKVLAEDDKQDWFSTESNPEIAAAVAAANAVANKPVDEEPMLTAQPNPAAPAEIESAQTTETNNQP, from the coding sequence GTGACTACGTTACTCACGCTTGCTATCATCACCTTGTTTATTGTAACGGTGGTGGCAAAATCCATTGCCCTTATTCCGCAAGGTGAAGCGGCAGTAATTGAACGGTTGGGAAGTTATACTCGTACAGTTTCTGGTGGGTTAACACTACTTGTTCCGTTTATAGATCGAGTACGGGCGAAGGTTGATACCCGCGAACGTGTGGTTTCTTTCCCACCTCAAGCAGTGATTACTCAGGATAACCTGACCGTCGCCATCGATATTGTGGTGACTTTTCAAATTAATGATGCTGCTAAAGCGATCTATGGTGTGGATAACTACATTGTCGGTGTGGAACAAATCTCCGTCGCAACGCTGCGAGATGTTGTTGGTGGTATGACCTTAGAAGAAACCCTAACTTCACGCGATGTCATTAATCGACGCCTACGTGGTGAACTAGACGCAGCCACCACTCGTTGGGGCTTGCGTATTTCTAGAGTTGAATTAAAAGCTATTGATCCACCGCCATCAATTCAGCAATCTATGGAAATGCAGATGAAAGCTGATCGCGAAAAGCGAGCCATGATTCTTACCGCTGAAGGCCGTCGCGAATCTGATATTCGTACTGCTGAAGGTGAAAAGCAAGCAAAAATTTTAGCCGCCGAGGGTGAAAAACACGCTGCTATTTTGGCTGCAGAAGCTGATCGTCAAGCTACTATTTTGCGCGCCGAGGGCGAGCGCGCAGCAAAATACCTCTCCGCACAAGGTGAAGCACGCGCAATTCAAAAGGTTAATGCAGCCATTACGGCTTCCCAGGTAACCCCAGAAATTTTGGCTTATCACTATCTAGAAAATATGCCTAAAATTGCCGAAGGTCAGGCATCAACGATGTGGATGATTCCAAGTCAATTCGGTGATGCTTTAGAAGATTTTGCTAAAACCTTTGCTAAAAAGGACGCAGACGGGGTATTTCGCTATGAGCCAGCACAAGTACACAATGAGGCTGAAAAAGTGCTTGCAGAAGACGACAAACAAGACTGGTTTAGTACTGAATCCAATCCAGAGATTGCTGCAGCCGTAGCAGCTGCTAACGCTGTTGCGAATAAACCTGTCGACGAAGAACCCATGCTCACTGCTCAGCCTAATCCGGCTGCACCGGCAGAAATTGAATCTGCTCAAACTACTGAAACTAACAATCAACCATAA
- a CDS encoding NfeD family protein encodes MGALIWFITAIALASAELFVGELTLLMLGSGALAAAGIALFNVPLWVEILIFSLVSIGMLFFIKPALKKRMHQPLALDTSHNALVGKQAEVLETVTAHSGMVRLDGDIWSARSFVSGEEFSPHEYVQVYGINGSMAMIGKEI; translated from the coding sequence GTGGGTGCGCTTATCTGGTTTATTACAGCAATTGCTCTTGCCAGCGCAGAACTATTTGTTGGCGAGTTAACTCTGCTTATGCTCGGCAGCGGTGCGCTTGCTGCTGCAGGTATCGCTTTATTTAATGTTCCTTTATGGGTAGAGATCTTAATCTTTTCGCTTGTCAGCATTGGCATGTTGTTCTTTATTAAGCCCGCATTAAAAAAGCGTATGCACCAACCCCTAGCTTTAGATACTTCTCATAATGCTTTAGTAGGAAAGCAAGCAGAAGTATTAGAAACTGTTACTGCGCATTCAGGAATGGTACGTCTCGATGGAGATATTTGGAGTGCTCGTAGCTTTGTCAGCGGCGAAGAATTTTCTCCACATGAATATGTCCAGGTATATGGCATTAATGGTTCTATGGCGATGATTGGAAAGGAAATTTAA
- a CDS encoding DUF3097 domain-containing protein gives MSSSDPYGHDILSGHPRNKKPDYPLVPARPGEIVEVLADGFVGAIVGFERTYDGDFIRLEDRYHTQRLFKMRPGAFMIDGQRITLTRFVEKQAPRRSNSGSKQVAGVQAKVAAPSRIWVEGVHDAALVEKIWGHDLRVEGVVVEYLEGLDNLEERLIEFQPNSKRRIGVLADHLVTGSKEMRLTQSVGPHVLVTGHPFIDIWAAVKPERVGLRAWPEIPYGEDWKTGICQRVGWSNPQEGWHRIYHAVQSFRDIDSSLIGAVERLVDFVTTPELNKEDLV, from the coding sequence ATGAGTTCTTCTGATCCCTACGGTCACGATATTCTTTCTGGGCACCCCCGTAATAAAAAGCCAGATTACCCGCTTGTTCCGGCTCGTCCAGGTGAGATTGTTGAAGTACTTGCCGACGGTTTTGTTGGCGCTATCGTAGGTTTTGAGCGCACATATGATGGTGATTTTATTCGTTTGGAAGATCGCTATCATACGCAGCGTCTGTTCAAAATGCGTCCTGGGGCATTTATGATTGATGGTCAGCGGATAACATTAACTCGCTTCGTCGAAAAGCAAGCTCCACGGCGTTCTAATTCTGGTTCTAAACAGGTAGCTGGTGTACAGGCCAAAGTAGCAGCACCATCTCGAATTTGGGTAGAAGGTGTTCATGATGCAGCACTGGTGGAAAAAATTTGGGGCCACGATCTACGCGTTGAAGGCGTCGTCGTAGAATATTTAGAAGGCTTAGATAACCTGGAAGAACGACTAATAGAATTTCAGCCTAATTCCAAACGTCGTATTGGTGTCCTCGCCGATCACTTGGTTACCGGCAGTAAAGAAATGCGACTTACTCAATCAGTAGGACCACATGTACTAGTTACTGGTCATCCTTTTATTGATATTTGGGCGGCAGTTAAACCCGAGCGGGTTGGCTTACGCGCTTGGCCGGAGATTCCTTATGGCGAAGATTGGAAAACTGGAATTTGTCAGCGGGTTGGTTGGTCAAATCCGCAAGAAGGCTGGCATCGAATCTACCATGCCGTACAATCGTTTCGAGATATTGATTCATCCCTTATTGGAGCAGTAGAACGCTTGGTTGATTTTGTTACTACCCCCGAGCTCAATAAGGAAGACCTGGTATAA
- a CDS encoding ferrochelatase encodes MAFTAGYEVDKAIANLSVENIDALLVLSFGGPERPEDVRPFLENVTRGRGIPAERLDEVAVHYHHFGGKSPLNDLNREIIANVEKELHQRGLSIPVYFGNRNWHPYANDVAERMYADGHRTIAVLATSAWGGYSGCRQYGEDIIAMLNHLAHTVGTDEPLHFIRLRQFFDHPKFIDANVQAVNEAFAQVTPGKSTRLVFTAHSIPVLANTASGTSEDGTLYSNQVYEAARLVAERAQAGAYAQHYDLVWQSASGDGKIAWLEPDILDFAQEVREKDGDDAIVVCSIGFISDHMEVVWDLDNELQYEAQKMGLEVVRALTIGPSTEFAEMVVDIIDESLNPQKALHLGTVVSKGCTYNGAPCQPECCQPARRKPPVAT; translated from the coding sequence ATGGCATTCACTGCAGGGTATGAAGTAGACAAGGCAATTGCCAATTTAAGTGTCGAAAATATCGATGCTCTTTTAGTCCTCTCTTTTGGCGGACCAGAGCGACCAGAAGACGTTCGACCATTTTTAGAAAATGTCACCCGCGGTAGAGGCATTCCTGCTGAGCGTCTCGACGAAGTTGCCGTCCACTACCACCATTTTGGTGGGAAAAGTCCACTTAATGATCTCAATCGAGAGATTATTGCCAATGTTGAAAAAGAACTACATCAACGTGGACTTTCCATACCTGTGTATTTCGGCAATCGGAACTGGCACCCTTATGCTAATGATGTTGCCGAACGCATGTATGCCGATGGGCATCGAACCATTGCGGTATTAGCCACTAGCGCCTGGGGTGGCTACTCAGGGTGTCGTCAATATGGTGAAGATATTATTGCCATGCTTAATCATCTTGCCCATACTGTAGGAACAGATGAACCACTTCATTTTATCCGGCTGCGCCAATTCTTCGATCACCCAAAGTTTATCGATGCCAATGTGCAGGCCGTTAACGAAGCTTTTGCACAAGTCACTCCGGGAAAAAGTACGCGCCTAGTATTTACCGCGCATTCTATTCCAGTATTAGCAAATACTGCCTCCGGTACCAGTGAGGATGGCACTTTATATTCCAACCAAGTTTATGAAGCTGCCCGATTAGTTGCAGAAAGAGCACAAGCTGGGGCATATGCTCAACATTATGATTTAGTGTGGCAATCGGCTTCAGGCGATGGAAAAATTGCCTGGTTAGAACCAGATATTTTAGATTTTGCCCAAGAAGTCCGAGAAAAAGATGGCGATGATGCAATCGTTGTCTGCTCTATCGGTTTTATCTCTGATCATATGGAAGTAGTGTGGGATCTCGATAATGAGCTCCAATATGAGGCTCAAAAAATGGGTCTAGAGGTTGTAAGAGCCCTCACTATTGGCCCTAGTACAGAATTTGCCGAAATGGTTGTCGATATTATCGACGAGTCCCTTAATCCACAAAAGGCATTACACCTTGGAACTGTTGTTTCTAAAGGCTGCACCTATAATGGTGCGCCTTGTCAACCAGAATGCTGTCAGCCAGCACGAAGAAAACCACCGGTTGCTACCTAG
- a CDS encoding DIP1281 family NlpC/P60 protein, translating into MHRIMRSTIAALAAAACVSTISPVVAQPVNPSDEEITAATQAVGTAESHVSALAVQLSSAESAIAELELRMGQLREAVNKALVDLHDAQAKAEQARQGVSAARANLDATQSEIIDAQAQLDEISRTAYRQGTTPNGVSAISGNGNSEDSLDRQTYLRTTAQTQRAAIDELDRLRTEQANEESKLREARNLAEKREQEATTAQEHAQSAINENSAALAGQQEQMAQLTADRDAAQVQLDVARGNITVLNTQRSDYEEYEAAEAARKVAEEEARAAESSRQAAEEAQKVAEAAEAEAMRQAAEKTAAEERAAAQAKAEQAAAEAEAARQRAQQEAADEQAARDASAAAAAAASAAAAAIIAANTATHATTEDPYTDTEDTSIAAVQNPNLSDTLASVLKDLDVVTLDTDTSVSEKATSIISDASRDTKIETVISRAMGVVGTPYAWGGGDANGPTRGIRDGGVADSYGDYNKVGFDCSGLVLYAFAGAGISLPHYSGYQYQRGTQISPQNIQRGDLIFYGPNAEHHVAIYLGDGQMIEAPNSGSTVRISPVRWSGMSPYAVRMF; encoded by the coding sequence ATGCACCGCATCATGCGCAGTACTATTGCTGCTCTAGCAGCTGCTGCCTGCGTATCGACGATTTCACCCGTCGTAGCGCAACCAGTTAATCCCAGTGATGAGGAAATAACCGCCGCCACCCAAGCAGTAGGAACTGCTGAATCGCATGTTTCCGCACTTGCAGTTCAACTTTCTTCTGCTGAATCAGCTATTGCTGAACTTGAATTACGCATGGGGCAGCTACGCGAAGCCGTCAATAAAGCCTTAGTGGACTTGCATGATGCCCAGGCGAAAGCAGAACAAGCGCGCCAAGGTGTGAGTGCAGCACGGGCTAATCTTGATGCCACCCAGTCAGAAATTATTGATGCCCAGGCACAGCTAGATGAAATATCTCGTACAGCATACCGACAGGGAACTACCCCTAATGGTGTCTCGGCAATCTCTGGCAATGGAAACTCAGAAGATTCACTTGATCGCCAAACTTATCTTCGAACTACTGCGCAAACACAGCGTGCTGCTATCGACGAACTTGATCGCTTGCGCACCGAACAAGCGAATGAAGAGTCAAAACTACGTGAGGCACGCAATCTAGCGGAAAAACGTGAACAAGAAGCAACTACTGCTCAAGAACACGCACAATCAGCTATCAACGAAAATTCTGCTGCCCTAGCTGGCCAGCAAGAACAAATGGCTCAGCTCACTGCGGATCGTGATGCGGCTCAGGTACAACTAGATGTTGCTCGCGGAAATATTACTGTTCTTAATACTCAACGTTCTGACTATGAAGAGTATGAGGCTGCCGAAGCCGCCCGAAAAGTAGCCGAAGAGGAAGCACGTGCTGCTGAATCATCGCGCCAAGCCGCTGAGGAAGCTCAAAAAGTAGCCGAGGCAGCTGAAGCTGAGGCAATGCGCCAAGCTGCAGAAAAAACCGCTGCCGAGGAACGTGCTGCTGCACAAGCGAAAGCAGAACAAGCAGCAGCAGAGGCTGAAGCTGCTCGACAACGTGCCCAACAAGAAGCAGCTGATGAACAAGCTGCTCGTGATGCCAGTGCCGCTGCGGCTGCGGCTGCTTCTGCCGCCGCAGCAGCGATTATCGCCGCAAATACAGCAACCCATGCCACCACAGAAGACCCTTATACCGACACTGAGGACACATCTATCGCAGCAGTCCAAAACCCAAATCTCAGTGACACGCTTGCTTCTGTTCTTAAAGATCTCGACGTCGTAACACTAGATACAGATACTTCGGTCAGTGAGAAAGCAACTTCAATAATTTCCGATGCTTCTCGAGATACCAAAATTGAAACCGTCATTAGCCGAGCTATGGGAGTCGTCGGTACGCCTTATGCTTGGGGCGGTGGCGATGCTAATGGACCAACACGTGGAATCCGTGATGGCGGCGTAGCTGATTCTTATGGTGACTACAACAAAGTTGGCTTCGACTGCTCCGGTCTGGTGCTCTACGCATTTGCTGGCGCTGGAATTTCTCTTCCACACTACAGTGGTTACCAATACCAGCGTGGCACACAAATCAGTCCACAAAATATACAACGCGGTGATCTCATCTTCTACGGGCCTAATGCCGAACATCACGTAGCAATTTATCTTGGCGACGGTCAGATGATAGAAGCGCCAAATTCTGGCTCTACAGTTCGAATCTCTCCAGTTCGATGGTCTGGTATGAGCCCTTATGCAGTACGCATGTTTTAA